One Capsicum annuum cultivar UCD-10X-F1 chromosome 2, UCD10Xv1.1, whole genome shotgun sequence genomic window carries:
- the LOC107860309 gene encoding uncharacterized membrane protein At3g27390, producing MTNNVDSWFQGVYVVFAFCSALILGALKSVLVGPIAGLILILGNVGVILCLFPAHVFWTVYTLVKTNRFDAPLKVALLFALPALFGIWLGLSIAGSVLVGVGYGFFAPWVSAFEAFRHDDEFHKFVHCIVDGTWGTIKGSCTAVRDFADICYHSYPMYLKELRDSPASLDLQPFRFIHVPGCIMVGLLGLIVEIPLYTAIAIIKSPFMLFKGWYRLIHDLISREGPFLETACIPIAGLTILLWPVVVIGSVIMAVFSSFFIGLYGAVIVYQERSFQRGVAFVVAMVAEFDEYTNDWLYLREGSILPKPHYRNKKGSSTSEYSVKRNGSVQGRLNSIFAEAPAMLVPSLTSSRSVREAIQEVKMVQVWQNMMKACEIRGKELLDAKVIIPSDLDDWLKAKHGLDVAVVNAGLPCYTFLQIIFYSIKAGSDGLFLLEDLEITHLNRPQDRLLDWFFQPVLVLKEQIRVLNLEEGEMRFLEKVVLFGSNSDRFKAWENGSVVPQDSLRTAQIEGISRRMVGMSRSVSKFPTYRRKFKQIVKTLAMQYSNSSREGSTRSVPRSVIKNSSTRSVSTRSNGSLDIV from the exons atgaCCAACAACGTGGATTCTTGGTTCCAGGGCGTTTATGTTGTATTTGCCTTTTGCTCTGCTCTAATTTTGGGTGCTCTCAAAA GTGTGCTGGTAGGTCCAATTGCTGGCTTAATACTTATTTTAGGAAATGTTGGGGTGATTTTATGTCTCTTCCCAGCACATGTTTTCTGGACAGTATACACCCTTGTCAA GACTAATAGGTTTGATGCGCCGCTTAAAGTTGCTTTATTGTTCGCTTTGCCAGCTTTATTTGGTATTTGGTTGGGATTAAGCATAGCTGGTAGTGTTCTTGTGGGAGTTGGATATGGATTCTTTGCTCCTTGGGTTTCTGCCTTTGAAGCTTTCAGACATGACGACGAATTTCACAAGTTTGTTCATTGCATTGTG GATGGAACATGGGGAACCATAAAAGGTAGCTGCACTGCAGTTCGAGATTTTGCAGATATATGTTATCATTCTTATCCAATGTATTTGAAGGAACTTCGTGATTCTCCTGCTTCTCTTGATCTTCAACCTTTTAG ATTCATTCATGTACCAGGATGTATCATGGTTGGTTTATTGGGACTGATTGTGGAAATTCCCCTATACACTGCTATAGCCATAATAAAGAGCCCATTCATGTTGTTCAAAGGATGGTACAGACTCATACATGATCTGATAAGCCGCGAAGGGCCATTTCTTGAAACTGCTTGCATTCCCATTGCTGGATTAACAATCCTTCTATGGCCTGTTGTTGTCATTGGAAGTGTCATAATGGCTGTTTTCTCCAGCTTTTTCATTGGATTATATGGAGCTGTTATTGTCTATCAG GAGAGGTCCTTCCAAAGAGGTGTTGCTTTTGTGGTAGCAATGGTGGCAGAGTTTGATGAGTACACAAATGATTGGCTTTATCTAAGAGAAGGGTCCATTCTCCCAAA GCCTCATTATCGAAACAAGAAGGGATCCAGTACGTCAGAGTACTCTGTGAAACGAAATGGTTCAGTACAAGGCAGATTAAATTCGATATTTGCTGAAGCACCTGCAATGCTCGTGCCAAGCCTAACGTCGTCTAGATCAGTGAGGGAGGCAATACAAGAAGTGAAAATGGTGCAG GTGTGGCAGAACATGATGAAAGCATGTGAAATAAGGGGCAAGGAATTATTGGACGCGAAAGTGATAATCCCCAGCGACCTGGATGATTGGTTGAAGGCAAAGCACGGACTTGATGTTGCAGTCGTCAATGCTGGTTTACCGTGTTATACATTTCTGCAGATAATCTTTTATTCCATAAAAGCTGGATCAGATGGACTGTTCCTTCTTGAGGATCTTGAGATCACTCACCTTAACAGACCTCAGGACAGGCTGTTGGACTGGTTTTTCCAACCAGTCTTGGTCCTCAAGGAACAAATTAGAGTCCTAAATCTAGAAGAAGGTGAAATGAGGTTCCTAGAGAAAGTAGTCCTTTTCGGAAGCAACTCTGATCGCTTTAAGGCCTGGGAAAATGGAAGCGTGGTGCCTCAGGATTCTCTAAGGACTGCTCAGATTGAAGGCATAAGCCGAAG GATGGTGGGAATGAGTAGAAGTGTCTCTAAGTTTCCAACTTATAGAAGGAAATTCAAGCAGATAGTGAAAACATTGGCAATGCAGTATTCAAATAGTTCCAGAGAAGGTTCCACGCGATCTGTTCCTCGTTCTGTAATAAAGAATAGTTCTACCAGATCAGTATCCACAAGATCAAATGGTTCCCTCGACATTGTTTGA
- the LOC107860308 gene encoding B3 domain-containing protein Os01g0234100 isoform X2 yields MKIKVVHRSEPPNQERVIYPDMPMPKKEVVDEEHENQQQLGNLETVPEPDSGIPNSSNGNLSLVVDGSIPISTVTPSTQTPSSALLGKRRRKPKELIDQISTVPFRMKKRGVADTGRRSISTKQERATADGFGSATHMKSPIIIRAEEFLSNLGNEYPSCMKYLVRSHVGSCFWMGLPVPFCKNHLPRKDTPVILESENGDEFEIKYIAEKTGLSAGWRKYAAAQKLVEGDVLVFQLVEPTRFKVYVIRANDLKEVDGALSLLNLDAPAKLSDAEGANANSIKKRQKKSLPLTVVQKRRRKEGPSKQLVPLEAQSGNDSDEVASEILEGSRFSGLAINFRDIKSLEEFHILVNGVRIDSELPEHIRRKYYELCCSKNAFLHDRLEGLHCKLVAGMIFEVVNIADMIKACKLSTPRKEFDIWEKSLKSFELLGMRVGFLRTRLRYLLSLAFDCEGASDTKRYWEAKKEWSRAEDEIRSLEMKLEELKQVSAKYGADVEALKSKAESYEIMFQGEVNAPW; encoded by the exons ATGAAGATAAAAGTAGTTCATCGAAGTGAACCCCCAAATCAAGAACGTGTTATCTACCCAGATATGCCCATGCCCAAGAAAGAAGTTGTTGATGAGGAACACGAAAATCAACAACAACTTGGAAATCTGGAAACTGTGCCTGAACCTGATTCAGGAATACCCAACTCGAGCAATGGCAATTTGAGtcttgttgttgatggttctatCCCAATTAGCACTGTAACCCCATCTACCCAAACTCCCTCTTCTGCCTTGCtg GGTAAAAGGAGGAGGAAGCCGAAGGAGTTGATTGATCAGATTTCAACAGTTCCCTTCAGGATGAAGAAAAGG GGAGTAGCTGATACTGGGCGCAGGTCAATTAG CACCAAACAAGAGAGGGCTACAGCCGATGGATTTGGAAGTGCTACTCACATGAAATCACCAATCATCATTCGAGCAGAGGAGTTCCTGTCAAATCTTGGAAATGAATATCCGAGCTGCATGAAATATTTAGTTAGATCACATGTCGGTAGTTGTTTTTGGATG GGGCTTCCTGTGCCATTCTGCAAGAACCATCTACCAAGAAAGGACACTCCGGTTATTCTTGAAAGTGAGAATGGCGacgaatttgaaataaaatacattGCTGAAAAGACCGGACTTAGTGCAGGATGGAGAAAGTATGCTGCTGCTCAAAAGTTGGTTGAGGGAGATGTTTTAGTTTTTCAACTAGTTGAGCCTACTAGATTCAAG GTGTATGTCATAAGAGCAAATGATCTAAAGGAGGTGGATGGCGCTCTTAGCCTTCTAAATTTGGATGCGCCCGCCAAGCTAAGTGATGCAG AGGGAGCTAATGCTAATAGCATAAAGAAACGTCAAAAGAAGTCTCTTCCCTTAACTGTTGTGCAAAAGAGGAGACGAAAGGAGGGTCCGAGTAAACAACTTGTGCCACTGGAGGCACAGTCTGGAAATGATAGCGATGAGGTTGCTTCAGAAATTTTAGAGGGCTCAAGGTTCTCTGGTCTTGCTATTAATTTTAGAGACATTAAGAGCCTTGAGGAGTTCCACATTCTGGTGAATGGAGTGCGCATAGACTCCGAACTTCCTGAACATATAAGGAGAAAATACTATGAGTTATGCTGCAGTAAAAATGCTTTTCTTCACGATCGCCTAGAAGGCCTTCATTGTAAGTTGGTTGCTGGTATGATTTTTGAAGTCGTCAACATTGCTGATATGATAAAAGCTTGCAAGCTCAGCACCCCACGGAAGGAATTCGATATATGGGAGAAGTCACTGAAATCTTTTGAACTTCTGGGCATGAGAGTTGGATTTCTGAGGACCCGTCTGCGCTATTTGCTGAGTCTTGCATTCGACTGTGAAGGTGCTTCGGACACCAAGAGGTACTGGGAAGCTAAAAAGGAATGGTCTCGAGCTGAAGATGAGATACGGAGTCTTGAAATGAAACTTGAGGAACTGAAACAAGTTTCTGCAAAATATGGTGCTGATGTTGAGGCTCTGAAATCAAAAGCAGAGAGCTATGAAATTATGTTCCAAGGAGAAGTCAACGCTCCTTGGTAA
- the LOC107860308 gene encoding B3 domain-containing protein Os01g0234100 isoform X1: MKIKVVHRSEPPNQERVIYPDMPMPKKEVVDEEHENQQQLGNLETVPEPDSGIPNSSNGNLSLVVDGSIPISTVTPSTQTPSSALLGKRRRKPKELIDQISTVPFRMKKRVIKKYSPASQFNNGVADTGRRSISTKQERATADGFGSATHMKSPIIIRAEEFLSNLGNEYPSCMKYLVRSHVGSCFWMGLPVPFCKNHLPRKDTPVILESENGDEFEIKYIAEKTGLSAGWRKYAAAQKLVEGDVLVFQLVEPTRFKVYVIRANDLKEVDGALSLLNLDAPAKLSDAEGANANSIKKRQKKSLPLTVVQKRRRKEGPSKQLVPLEAQSGNDSDEVASEILEGSRFSGLAINFRDIKSLEEFHILVNGVRIDSELPEHIRRKYYELCCSKNAFLHDRLEGLHCKLVAGMIFEVVNIADMIKACKLSTPRKEFDIWEKSLKSFELLGMRVGFLRTRLRYLLSLAFDCEGASDTKRYWEAKKEWSRAEDEIRSLEMKLEELKQVSAKYGADVEALKSKAESYEIMFQGEVNAPW, encoded by the exons ATGAAGATAAAAGTAGTTCATCGAAGTGAACCCCCAAATCAAGAACGTGTTATCTACCCAGATATGCCCATGCCCAAGAAAGAAGTTGTTGATGAGGAACACGAAAATCAACAACAACTTGGAAATCTGGAAACTGTGCCTGAACCTGATTCAGGAATACCCAACTCGAGCAATGGCAATTTGAGtcttgttgttgatggttctatCCCAATTAGCACTGTAACCCCATCTACCCAAACTCCCTCTTCTGCCTTGCtg GGTAAAAGGAGGAGGAAGCCGAAGGAGTTGATTGATCAGATTTCAACAGTTCCCTTCAGGATGAAGAAAAGGGTAATCAAGAAATACTCTCCTGCTTCTCAATTCAACAAT GGAGTAGCTGATACTGGGCGCAGGTCAATTAG CACCAAACAAGAGAGGGCTACAGCCGATGGATTTGGAAGTGCTACTCACATGAAATCACCAATCATCATTCGAGCAGAGGAGTTCCTGTCAAATCTTGGAAATGAATATCCGAGCTGCATGAAATATTTAGTTAGATCACATGTCGGTAGTTGTTTTTGGATG GGGCTTCCTGTGCCATTCTGCAAGAACCATCTACCAAGAAAGGACACTCCGGTTATTCTTGAAAGTGAGAATGGCGacgaatttgaaataaaatacattGCTGAAAAGACCGGACTTAGTGCAGGATGGAGAAAGTATGCTGCTGCTCAAAAGTTGGTTGAGGGAGATGTTTTAGTTTTTCAACTAGTTGAGCCTACTAGATTCAAG GTGTATGTCATAAGAGCAAATGATCTAAAGGAGGTGGATGGCGCTCTTAGCCTTCTAAATTTGGATGCGCCCGCCAAGCTAAGTGATGCAG AGGGAGCTAATGCTAATAGCATAAAGAAACGTCAAAAGAAGTCTCTTCCCTTAACTGTTGTGCAAAAGAGGAGACGAAAGGAGGGTCCGAGTAAACAACTTGTGCCACTGGAGGCACAGTCTGGAAATGATAGCGATGAGGTTGCTTCAGAAATTTTAGAGGGCTCAAGGTTCTCTGGTCTTGCTATTAATTTTAGAGACATTAAGAGCCTTGAGGAGTTCCACATTCTGGTGAATGGAGTGCGCATAGACTCCGAACTTCCTGAACATATAAGGAGAAAATACTATGAGTTATGCTGCAGTAAAAATGCTTTTCTTCACGATCGCCTAGAAGGCCTTCATTGTAAGTTGGTTGCTGGTATGATTTTTGAAGTCGTCAACATTGCTGATATGATAAAAGCTTGCAAGCTCAGCACCCCACGGAAGGAATTCGATATATGGGAGAAGTCACTGAAATCTTTTGAACTTCTGGGCATGAGAGTTGGATTTCTGAGGACCCGTCTGCGCTATTTGCTGAGTCTTGCATTCGACTGTGAAGGTGCTTCGGACACCAAGAGGTACTGGGAAGCTAAAAAGGAATGGTCTCGAGCTGAAGATGAGATACGGAGTCTTGAAATGAAACTTGAGGAACTGAAACAAGTTTCTGCAAAATATGGTGCTGATGTTGAGGCTCTGAAATCAAAAGCAGAGAGCTATGAAATTATGTTCCAAGGAGAAGTCAACGCTCCTTGGTAA